A region from the Rosa rugosa chromosome 6, drRosRugo1.1, whole genome shotgun sequence genome encodes:
- the LOC133716252 gene encoding glutathione S-transferase T3-like encodes MDSMSLNFTELINSETNRNEPPLTYDFPSSQYHTNGSTCAPIPFEDCTYEETLTNEDCTNKETTCAPGSKKAQRQANFTVEEDKLLISAWLNVSIDQVKGADQKKKQFWKRITKYFEDNKKWSGERSEKSLTNRWSKINTTVSKFYGHHSQIEHLQKSDYTEQDKIVEAKEMFQKKEGHTFVLDHCWAIMRFQQKWMDEHQKINAKRKFKAPDSINLEDDDVEGPEPAPLQRPIGRKAAKEVIKKAKSKEQVSENETPSKSTSKLEEFMAKKLESERIRAEQFKLLLDTEQKQVALREKEIEIQLRSEDAKIMAMDTSVMPPIQAEYFIGLQKEILAKRASGGGNQVFLSECTIR; translated from the exons ATGGACTCGATGTCATTGAATTTCACTGAGCTCATCAACAGTGAAACAAACCGCAATGAACCTCCTCTGACATATGATTTCCCGTCGAGTCAATATCACACCAATGGTTCTACTTGTGCTCCTATACCATTTGAAGATTGCACTTATGAAGAGACACTTACTAATGAAGATTGCACTAATAAAGAGACAACTTGTGCACCTGGCAGCAAGAAAGCACAAAGACAAGCTAACTTCACGGTCGAAGAAGACAAACTTCTTATATCTGCATGGCTCAATGTTAGCATAGACCAAGTGAAAGGAGCtgatcaaaagaaaaaacaattttGGAAAAGAATTACTAAATACTTTGAAGATAACAAGAAGTGGTCTGGTGAACGGAGTGAAAAGTCATTAACGAACCGTTGGTCAAAAATCAATACTACTGTGAGTAAGTTTTATGGGCATCATTCTCAAATTGAACACTTACAGAAAAGTGATTACACGGAACAAGATAAG ATAGTGGAGGCAAAAGAGATGTTCCAGAAAAAGGAAGGTCATACATTTGTACTTGACCATTGTTGGGCTATTATGAGGTTCCAGCAAAAATGGATGGACGAACATCAAAAAATCAATGCCAAGAGAAAGTTCAAGGCTCCTGATTCAATCAATTTAGAAGATGATGATGTAGAAGGCCCTGAACCTGCACCCTTGCAGAGGCCAATTGGGAGAAAGGCTGCAAAGGAAGTGATCAAAAAGGCAAAATCCAAAGAACAGGTTAGTGAAAATGAGACACCTTCGAAAAGTACTTCTAAGTTGGAAGAGTTTATggcaaaaaaattagaaagtgAACGCATAAGGGCGGAACAATTTAAGTTGCTACTTGATACTGAGCAAAAGcaagttgctcttagagaaaAGGAAATTGAAATTCAGCTTCGAAGTGAGGATGCTAAAATAATGGCCATGGATACTAGTGTCATGCCTCCAATTCAGGCAGAATACTTTATCGGTCTTCAGAAGGAAATCTTGGCAAAAAGAGCTAGCGGCGGTGGAAATCAAGTGTTTCTTTCTGAATGTACAATAAGATAA